From bacterium, one genomic window encodes:
- a CDS encoding P-II family nitrogen regulator — protein MVKIEAVIKPHKLDAVKEALVKVGVTGMTVSEVRGFGKQKGHEELGGDTVTIEFLPKLKLEMVCADDQKDRIMEALARAAKTGKIGDGKVFVSPVTDALRIRTNEKGDEAVK, from the coding sequence ATGGTCAAGATTGAGGCGGTCATCAAGCCCCACAAGCTGGACGCGGTGAAGGAAGCCCTGGTGAAGGTCGGCGTCACGGGCATGACGGTGTCCGAGGTGCGCGGCTTCGGCAAGCAGAAGGGCCATGAGGAACTGGGCGGCGACACCGTCACCATCGAATTCCTCCCGAAGCTCAAGCTGGAGATGGTCTGTGCGGACGACCAGAAGGACAGGATCATGGAGGCCCTGGCCCGGGCCGCCAAGACGGGCAAGATCGGCGACGGGAAGGTCTTCGTGTCGCCGGTCACCGACGCGCTGCGCATCCGCACCAATGAAAAAGGCGATGAAGCTGTGAAGTAA
- a CDS encoding SDR family NAD(P)-dependent oxidoreductase gives MAKTLVVCGYGPGVSNAVAEHFGSKGFPIAIAARNPDRLKAAEKALQAKGIQAAGFPTDMASPEATRELFVRARAKFGPVGAFHWNSFAEGAGDLLTADPATLHKLFDVSVVSFLAAVRETLADLKAAQGAILVTNGGFGLMDPKVDASVVQYNAMGLGLANTAKMKTTRLLAEKLRPEGIYVGEVMIGGLVKGTPWDNGNGTVDPKDVATLFWDLYTKRDKLSASIQ, from the coding sequence ATGGCCAAGACCCTCGTTGTCTGCGGATACGGCCCCGGCGTCTCCAACGCCGTGGCGGAGCATTTCGGTTCAAAGGGATTCCCTATCGCCATCGCCGCCCGCAACCCGGACCGACTGAAGGCCGCCGAAAAAGCCCTCCAGGCCAAGGGGATCCAAGCCGCCGGATTCCCGACCGACATGGCGAGCCCCGAAGCGACCAGGGAACTGTTCGTCCGGGCACGCGCCAAGTTCGGGCCCGTCGGGGCGTTCCATTGGAACTCCTTCGCCGAAGGCGCCGGGGACCTTTTGACCGCCGACCCGGCGACCTTGCACAAGCTTTTCGATGTTTCCGTGGTGAGTTTCCTGGCCGCCGTCCGGGAGACCCTGGCCGATCTGAAGGCCGCCCAAGGCGCGATCCTGGTCACTAACGGGGGTTTTGGCTTGATGGATCCGAAAGTGGACGCCTCCGTGGTGCAATACAACGCCATGGGCTTGGGCCTGGCCAACACCGCCAAGATGAAGACGACCCGTTTGCTTGCTGAAAAGCTCCGTCCCGAGGGCATCTACGTGGGCGAGGTCATGATCGGCGGCTTGGTGAAGGGAACGCCCTGGGACAATGGCAACGGCACCGTGGACCCCAAGGACGTCGCCACCCTCTTTTGGGACCTTTACACCAAGCGGGACAAGCTTTCGGCCTCGATCCAGTGA
- the cas2 gene encoding CRISPR-associated endonuclease Cas2 has product MSLFFICYDLAKADENEYSDLFEVLEAMGAIRVQKSVWVVKAEKSASEIFEKLKSYFPDDQDRLLIGNVDGWSSRHSMNKIKNL; this is encoded by the coding sequence ATGTCACTATTTTTTATTTGTTATGACCTTGCCAAAGCCGATGAAAATGAATATTCGGACTTGTTTGAAGTCTTAGAAGCAATGGGTGCAATACGAGTACAAAAATCTGTTTGGGTGGTTAAGGCGGAAAAAAGCGCCTCTGAAATTTTCGAAAAACTAAAGAGTTATTTCCCTGATGATCAAGATAGGCTTTTAATCGGAAACGTAGATGGCTGGTCCAGTCGCCATTCAATGAATAAAATCAAAAATCTCTAA
- a CDS encoding CDGSH iron-sulfur domain-containing protein — protein sequence MSEPNIAAKFPAKVELEAGKTYAWCACGHSKSQPFCDGSHKAHPPFTPLVFKAEESKTAFLCQCKHSKNKPYCDGTHKTL from the coding sequence ATGTCCGAACCGAATATCGCCGCGAAATTCCCGGCCAAGGTGGAGCTGGAAGCCGGGAAGACCTACGCATGGTGCGCCTGTGGCCACTCAAAAAGCCAGCCCTTCTGCGACGGATCCCACAAGGCCCATCCGCCCTTCACGCCGCTGGTTTTCAAGGCCGAGGAATCCAAGACCGCCTTCCTCTGCCAATGCAAGCATTCGAAGAACAAACCCTATTGCGACGGCACCCACAAAACGCTTTAA
- a CDS encoding DUF294 nucleotidyltransferase-like domain-containing protein: METLGPLLTSPKPPPASEIQRLLKPYGFRKPARAWKELSAFAQGLFDRAAWLELLPLLLFEFAQSPDPDQSLNHFGTFANVAFHRSQLFQYLTRNPVARKALAQVFGLSPALTTVLCREPALLYWLFEEDGVFAPFRPERFRAELDVEVEQALDEEGKLNALRRVKARQMLRLGVRDLLGLTDVKDLTFEMAGLADALVEKALEVGKAHFAPLPPGSFCVLGLGKLGGRELNYSSDIDPLFVYDTPLAGEEAEKARRAFNDLADWLIQVLSEPTPLGNVFRVDMRLRPEGLGDMARSLPSYLEHYEVRSQPWELQALLKARPCAGDLGLGDRFLKEVEPFIFRKNYDSVYLAEIREIMDLIKQKMESKGRLHTQVKLGMGGIREIEFIIQFLQLVHGGARPEVRNANSLEALAILGDKGILLKADAQFLSDSYRFLRNIEHHLQMVHGLQTHTLPKKKEDLERIARSLGFHAGAEGSPVRQFKAHYAATTKGVRALYEEVFQIKRRKDPFALIAEEAMTGDLDRLEGPLAKAGLFLEPRQAGVNLRNIFHHLRKTAGSRGERLWSSFATELLGGLRKVSHPDRALNQMERFLQATSLPDLYVRYLLEKPALRKLLLELFSQSLFLSEILVLQPGNFDIVIKALSEGTPQSIQDTLDPLEDLLAETSDWEEKLNRLRDLRNSEVLRVGLQDILGKRDLFESFAELSRLAQAVSRAALGIATEKMDIPILSGRPSIPKGFCLFAMGKLGGREMNYGSDLDLLFIYGDEEGKGIGFETYLKLSETFTRALAAPTSHGMAYKIDARLRPMGREAMMVHSVEAYRSYFAAYGQAAERLAYTRAVFMAGDRQVGFRAKEVIEDYVYGRGLTKEDLGSIFDIRSQMEEKAKKAEGIELKVSPGGIVDVEFLVQTLQVAWGKDRPLIRMPHLPSALGYLAEENLLPRGIAIELMDAYRFYRLIEARHRMVRETADDELPTDPVRLKRLAWRLGGAQGPGAEELMERIERTQVRVRELFKRLPEWVKFEEKTI; this comes from the coding sequence ATGGAAACCCTGGGACCCCTGCTCACCTCGCCCAAGCCGCCACCGGCCTCCGAGATCCAACGGCTCCTGAAGCCTTACGGCTTCCGGAAGCCCGCCCGTGCCTGGAAGGAACTTTCGGCCTTCGCCCAGGGCCTTTTCGACCGGGCCGCCTGGCTGGAACTCCTGCCGCTCCTGCTCTTCGAGTTCGCCCAATCGCCCGATCCGGACCAATCCCTCAACCATTTCGGCACCTTCGCCAATGTCGCCTTCCACCGCTCCCAGCTCTTCCAATACCTCACCCGCAACCCCGTGGCCCGCAAGGCCTTGGCCCAGGTCTTTGGGTTGAGTCCCGCCTTGACCACCGTGCTTTGCCGGGAACCGGCGCTCCTTTACTGGCTCTTCGAGGAGGACGGGGTCTTCGCCCCCTTCCGGCCCGAGAGGTTCCGGGCGGAGTTGGACGTGGAAGTGGAACAGGCCCTCGATGAGGAGGGAAAGCTCAACGCGCTGCGCCGGGTGAAGGCCCGGCAGATGCTGCGCCTGGGCGTCCGGGACCTGCTGGGGTTGACCGACGTGAAGGACCTGACCTTCGAGATGGCGGGGTTGGCCGACGCCCTGGTGGAAAAGGCCTTGGAGGTGGGGAAGGCGCATTTCGCGCCCCTGCCGCCCGGCTCCTTCTGCGTGCTGGGCCTGGGCAAGCTGGGCGGCCGGGAACTCAACTACAGTTCGGACATCGACCCGCTCTTCGTTTACGACACGCCCCTCGCGGGCGAGGAGGCGGAAAAGGCCCGCCGCGCCTTCAACGACCTGGCCGACTGGCTCATCCAGGTCCTGTCCGAACCCACGCCCTTGGGGAATGTCTTCCGGGTCGATATGCGCCTGCGGCCCGAGGGGTTGGGCGACATGGCCCGCTCCCTTCCCTCCTACCTGGAGCATTACGAGGTGCGCAGCCAGCCCTGGGAACTGCAGGCCCTGCTCAAGGCCAGGCCCTGCGCGGGCGACCTGGGACTGGGCGACCGCTTCCTCAAGGAAGTGGAGCCCTTCATCTTCCGGAAGAACTACGACTCGGTCTATCTGGCCGAGATCCGGGAGATCATGGACCTGATCAAGCAGAAGATGGAATCCAAGGGCCGCCTCCACACCCAGGTGAAGCTGGGCATGGGCGGCATCCGCGAGATCGAGTTCATCATCCAGTTCCTCCAGCTGGTGCATGGGGGGGCCCGGCCCGAGGTGCGCAACGCCAACAGCCTGGAGGCCCTGGCGATCCTGGGGGACAAGGGCATCCTGCTCAAGGCCGACGCCCAGTTCCTCTCCGACAGCTACCGGTTCCTGCGCAACATCGAGCACCACCTGCAGATGGTCCACGGACTCCAGACCCACACCCTTCCCAAGAAGAAGGAGGACCTGGAGAGGATCGCCCGGTCCCTGGGGTTCCACGCCGGGGCCGAAGGCTCCCCGGTCCGCCAGTTCAAGGCCCATTACGCCGCCACCACCAAGGGGGTGCGGGCGCTCTATGAGGAAGTCTTCCAGATCAAGCGGCGCAAGGACCCCTTCGCCCTGATCGCCGAGGAGGCCATGACGGGCGACCTGGACCGGCTGGAAGGGCCCCTCGCCAAGGCCGGGCTCTTCCTGGAACCCCGCCAGGCGGGGGTGAACCTGAGGAACATCTTCCACCACCTGCGCAAGACCGCCGGCTCCCGGGGGGAAAGGCTCTGGAGCTCTTTCGCCACCGAACTGCTGGGCGGTTTGCGGAAGGTCTCCCATCCGGACCGGGCCCTGAACCAGATGGAACGGTTCCTCCAGGCCACCTCGCTGCCCGACCTCTATGTGCGTTACCTGCTGGAAAAACCGGCCTTGCGGAAACTGTTGTTGGAGCTTTTCTCCCAAAGCCTCTTCCTCTCCGAGATCCTGGTGCTCCAGCCGGGCAACTTCGACATCGTGATCAAGGCCCTGTCCGAAGGGACGCCCCAGTCCATCCAGGACACCCTGGACCCCCTGGAGGACCTGCTGGCCGAGACCTCCGATTGGGAGGAAAAGCTCAACCGGCTCCGGGACCTGCGCAACAGCGAGGTCCTGCGGGTGGGCCTGCAGGACATCCTGGGAAAGCGGGACCTCTTCGAGAGTTTCGCCGAGCTTTCCCGCCTGGCACAGGCCGTGAGCCGCGCCGCCCTGGGGATCGCCACGGAAAAAATGGACATTCCCATCCTCTCGGGACGTCCTTCGATCCCCAAAGGCTTCTGCCTCTTCGCCATGGGCAAGTTGGGCGGGCGGGAGATGAACTACGGTTCGGACCTGGACCTGCTCTTCATCTATGGGGATGAGGAAGGGAAGGGGATCGGGTTCGAGACCTATCTCAAGCTCTCCGAGACCTTCACCCGGGCACTGGCCGCGCCCACCAGCCACGGCATGGCCTATAAGATCGACGCGCGCCTGCGCCCCATGGGGCGGGAAGCCATGATGGTGCACTCGGTGGAGGCCTACCGGAGCTATTTCGCCGCCTACGGCCAGGCCGCCGAGCGTCTCGCCTATACCCGGGCGGTCTTCATGGCGGGGGACCGCCAGGTGGGGTTCCGGGCCAAGGAGGTCATCGAGGATTACGTCTATGGCCGGGGGCTGACGAAGGAGGACCTGGGTTCGATCTTCGACATCCGTTCCCAGATGGAGGAGAAGGCAAAAAAGGCCGAGGGGATCGAGCTGAAGGTCTCGCCGGGTGGCATCGTGGACGTGGAGTTCCTGGTCCAGACCCTGCAGGTGGCCTGGGGCAAGGACCGGCCGCTCATCCGGATGCCCCACCTGCCCAGCGCCCTGGGGTACCTGGCGGAGGAGAATTTATTGCCCCGGGGTATAGCGATCGAGCTGATGGACGCCTATCGTTTCTACCGGCTCATCGAGGCCCGGCACCGGATGGTGCGGGAGACCGCCGATGATGAACTGCCGACGGACCCGGTCCGCCTGAAACGCCTGGCCTGGCGTTTGGGGGGGGCCCAGGGCCCGGGCGCCGAGGAATTGATGGAACGCATCGAGAGGACCCAGGTGCGGGTCCGGGAGTTGTTCAAGCGATTGCCGGAATGGGTGAAATTCGAGGAAAAGACGATCTGA
- a CDS encoding proton-conducting transporter membrane subunit, which produces MRDHLPILIPLGLWAGAWAVAALGPLSYRLSRLAGYLGWALSLVFACLALPVVLAQGPWHYSLGGWPPPWGIEVVLGPLTLFLSFFVLGAGLLGYASLGPFGLLAGLLKSRETLAGSLLLWMAGSLAGILVVRDGFTLYLLVQAAVSAGAGLLVGITRKGTGEGFRFLLWGSLAATLFLSGFLVLHASAGTFHLSDLRAQLFMDKSFDLAQAAGILFTGSLAAVFLFPLPFLQTPAFTQGPLFLWGFLSALLPRIALFLLFLVLFFVLNLPGMVPPAWFTGAAGLLALLPLGAFVLAARQKDLLSAVAYLSLAQLGFPLLGFVCGNKSSMTGSLLELVSQVIGVFGLFLAVEMAAIKKAGSHPLAQLSGLGRQDPGAALIWVVLVFSVAGVPPTGGCFGKYYLLQGLIEKKDWALLAPLALVLLFNLVMVFRFLWLLFEHRTKVTMPAALSAGSRARLYFLAFLLLVLGGFHTQIVRRFIEPALPKAYQNIPLPDVPFLGKQVE; this is translated from the coding sequence ATGAGGGACCACCTTCCCATCCTCATCCCCCTGGGGCTTTGGGCCGGGGCTTGGGCCGTGGCGGCCTTGGGCCCCCTGTCCTACCGGCTTTCCCGACTGGCGGGCTACCTGGGTTGGGCCCTTTCGCTGGTCTTCGCGTGTCTCGCGCTTCCGGTGGTCCTGGCGCAGGGCCCTTGGCATTATTCGCTCGGCGGCTGGCCGCCCCCCTGGGGCATCGAAGTGGTCCTGGGGCCCTTGACCCTTTTCCTGAGCTTCTTCGTGTTGGGCGCGGGATTGCTGGGATACGCCTCCTTGGGTCCCTTTGGTCTTCTGGCGGGGCTCTTGAAGAGCCGGGAAACCCTGGCGGGTTCCCTCCTTTTATGGATGGCGGGGAGCCTGGCCGGGATCCTGGTCGTCCGGGACGGCTTCACCCTTTATCTCCTGGTCCAGGCCGCGGTGTCGGCGGGCGCGGGCCTCTTGGTGGGCATCACCCGCAAGGGAACGGGCGAGGGATTCCGGTTCCTGCTCTGGGGAAGCCTGGCCGCGACCCTTTTCCTCTCCGGCTTCCTCGTGCTCCATGCCTCCGCCGGGACCTTCCACCTGAGTGACCTGCGCGCTCAGCTCTTCATGGACAAGTCCTTCGACCTGGCCCAGGCGGCGGGCATCCTTTTCACCGGGTCCCTGGCGGCGGTCTTCCTCTTTCCCTTGCCCTTCCTTCAGACCCCGGCCTTCACGCAAGGGCCGCTCTTCCTCTGGGGATTCCTCTCCGCCCTGCTCCCCCGGATCGCGCTCTTCCTCTTGTTCCTCGTTCTCTTCTTCGTGTTGAACCTTCCGGGCATGGTCCCGCCCGCTTGGTTCACGGGAGCGGCGGGTCTTTTGGCGCTGTTACCCTTGGGGGCCTTTGTCCTGGCGGCGCGGCAGAAGGACCTGCTCTCGGCCGTGGCCTACCTGAGCCTGGCCCAATTGGGTTTTCCCCTGCTGGGGTTCGTATGCGGGAACAAGAGTTCCATGACCGGGTCCCTGCTGGAATTGGTGAGCCAGGTGATCGGCGTGTTCGGGCTTTTCCTGGCCGTGGAGATGGCGGCCATCAAGAAGGCGGGTTCCCATCCCCTGGCCCAATTGTCGGGCCTGGGGCGCCAGGATCCGGGGGCGGCCCTGATCTGGGTGGTGCTGGTCTTCTCGGTGGCGGGCGTGCCGCCCACCGGCGGCTGTTTCGGCAAATATTACCTGCTGCAGGGATTGATCGAGAAGAAGGATTGGGCCCTGCTGGCGCCCCTGGCGCTGGTCTTGCTCTTCAACCTGGTCATGGTCTTCCGGTTCCTCTGGCTGCTTTTCGAGCACCGGACCAAGGTGACGATGCCGGCGGCCCTGTCGGCCGGTTCCCGGGCGAGGCTCTATTTCCTGGCCTTCTTGCTGTTGGTCCTGGGGGGCTTCCACACCCAGATCGTCCGGCGCTTCATCGAGCCCGCCCTGCCCAAGGCCTACCAGAACATCCCCTTGCCGGACGTCCCTTTCCTCGGCAAACAGGTGGAGTGA
- a CDS encoding glucose 1-dehydrogenase, producing the protein MKAIAVFPGQKKVQLIDAPEPSLQGPHDVKLKMLDIGVCGTDKEICAFEYGNPPQGSDYLILGHESLGQVIEVGSGVKTLRPGDLVVNVVRRPCGDPHCVPCRVGRQDFCVTGGFKERGINGLHGFMTEKVVDDEKFMNLVPAELREVAVLAEPLTIAEKSLFQVWDIQARLPWACRHDQHPHRKGEKIPAAEIGYPHNAVVLGAGPVGLLGAMLLCSYGFKTFVYSREPAGSPKAQLTQEIGATYLSGSTVNLEQLAQIVGNVDLVYEATGASGFAFQMMKYLGTNGVFILTGVPGRKGPIEVDTDLIMRDLVLKNQVVFGSVNAGKNAYEKAIEDLGVFQKRWPNALKFLITGRYAPEKFQDLLLGAPGGIKNIVSFE; encoded by the coding sequence ATGAAAGCCATCGCGGTCTTTCCCGGCCAGAAAAAGGTCCAGTTGATCGACGCCCCCGAGCCCTCCCTCCAGGGGCCGCATGACGTCAAATTGAAGATGCTGGACATCGGCGTTTGCGGGACCGACAAGGAGATCTGCGCCTTCGAATACGGCAATCCGCCCCAGGGTTCCGACTATCTCATCCTGGGCCATGAGTCCCTGGGCCAGGTGATCGAGGTGGGGTCCGGGGTGAAGACCCTCCGACCGGGCGACCTGGTGGTGAACGTGGTTCGGAGGCCCTGCGGCGATCCCCACTGCGTGCCTTGCCGCGTGGGACGGCAGGATTTCTGCGTGACCGGCGGTTTCAAGGAGCGCGGCATCAACGGCCTGCACGGTTTCATGACCGAGAAGGTGGTGGATGACGAAAAATTCATGAACCTCGTTCCCGCCGAATTGCGGGAGGTGGCGGTGTTGGCCGAGCCCCTGACCATCGCGGAAAAATCCCTCTTCCAGGTCTGGGACATCCAGGCGCGTCTTCCCTGGGCCTGCCGCCACGACCAGCATCCGCACCGCAAGGGCGAGAAGATCCCCGCCGCCGAGATCGGTTACCCCCACAACGCGGTGGTGTTGGGGGCGGGGCCCGTGGGGCTCTTGGGCGCCATGCTCCTTTGTTCCTACGGCTTCAAGACCTTCGTTTACTCAAGGGAACCGGCCGGTTCCCCCAAGGCCCAATTGACCCAGGAGATCGGGGCCACCTATCTGTCGGGTTCCACCGTCAACCTGGAACAGTTGGCCCAGATCGTGGGCAACGTGGACCTGGTCTATGAGGCCACCGGTGCCTCGGGGTTCGCCTTCCAGATGATGAAGTACCTGGGCACCAACGGGGTCTTCATCCTCACCGGGGTGCCGGGCCGCAAGGGCCCCATCGAGGTGGACACGGACCTGATCATGCGGGACCTGGTGCTGAAGAACCAGGTGGTCTTCGGGTCGGTCAACGCGGGCAAGAACGCCTATGAGAAGGCCATCGAGGACCTGGGGGTCTTCCAGAAACGCTGGCCCAACGCCCTGAAGTTCCTCATCACGGGCCGCTACGCCCCCGAGAAGTTCCAGGACCTGCTCCTGGGAGCCCCGGGCGGCATCAAGAATATCGTTAGTTTCGAGTAG
- the namA gene encoding NADPH dehydrogenase NamA — MLFEPLKLRDVSFRNRIAVSPMCEYSYEDGFSNDWQLVHLGSRAVGGAGLVMAEATAVEARGRISPGDLGIYQDEHIEPLARVAKFIAEHGAVPGIQLAHAGRKASTGVPWVTEKPIGLDQGGWEPVGPSAIPFADGYQTPKALSKEEVVRTVGLFKAAAERALKAGFQVIELHAAHGYLVNEFLSPFSNRREDEYGGSFENRSRFLREIVKEVRKVWPEKFPLFVRLSATEWKDGGWTLEDSVELAKVLKKEGVDLIDCSSGGNVPGVKIQVVPGYQVPLAEKVKKEAGIATGAVGLITGAQQAEDILREGKADLVFLARQMLRDPYWPLHAAKELGVDVKWPVQYARAK; from the coding sequence ATGCTTTTTGAACCATTGAAACTACGCGACGTGAGCTTCCGCAACCGCATCGCGGTGTCGCCCATGTGCGAATATTCCTACGAGGACGGTTTCTCGAACGATTGGCAGTTGGTGCACCTGGGAAGCCGGGCGGTGGGGGGCGCGGGGCTCGTCATGGCCGAGGCCACGGCGGTGGAGGCGCGGGGACGCATCAGCCCCGGGGACCTGGGGATCTACCAAGATGAACACATCGAACCTTTGGCCCGGGTCGCGAAGTTCATCGCGGAACACGGGGCGGTGCCCGGCATCCAACTGGCCCACGCGGGCCGCAAGGCCTCGACGGGCGTGCCTTGGGTGACCGAAAAACCCATCGGCCTGGACCAGGGCGGATGGGAACCGGTGGGGCCCAGTGCCATTCCCTTCGCCGATGGGTACCAGACGCCTAAAGCCCTCTCAAAAGAAGAGGTGGTCCGAACAGTAGGTCTCTTTAAAGCGGCGGCGGAACGGGCCTTGAAGGCCGGGTTCCAGGTCATCGAGCTGCACGCGGCCCACGGCTATCTCGTGAACGAGTTCCTCTCGCCTTTCTCGAACCGGCGCGAGGATGAATATGGGGGATCCTTCGAGAACCGCTCCCGGTTCCTGCGGGAGATCGTGAAGGAAGTTCGAAAGGTTTGGCCCGAGAAGTTCCCGCTTTTCGTGAGGCTTTCCGCCACCGAATGGAAGGACGGCGGCTGGACCCTCGAGGATTCGGTGGAACTGGCCAAGGTCCTGAAGAAAGAGGGCGTGGACCTGATCGACTGCTCCAGCGGCGGCAACGTGCCGGGGGTGAAGATCCAGGTCGTGCCCGGCTACCAGGTGCCGTTGGCGGAGAAGGTGAAAAAAGAAGCGGGCATCGCGACGGGCGCGGTGGGCCTGATCACGGGAGCCCAACAGGCCGAGGATATCCTGAGGGAAGGGAAGGCGGACCTGGTCTTCCTGGCCCGCCAGATGCTGCGCGACCCCTACTGGCCGCTCCACGCCGCCAAGGAACTGGGCGTGGACGTGAAGTGGCCGGTGCAGTACGCCAGGGCCAAGTGA
- a CDS encoding glycosyltransferase family 39 protein has translation MANSPANAIPFFIALFLAALGQAALALGPSFLGLCVGLLGYAAALATLSHASSEPKAAPAIPLRWEVLGFLLVLGLAFFFRVFRIDSVPAGMHTDQGLTGVCALRILHEGWRPFGEVFDYEVPEVLLFYQLAGWFGLAGSSLFSFHLFFILLSLTSFPFIYWTVRQWAGPRTALLSLFVLAVMRWNWTMTRNGYPSIQVPFYLFGALAFWTYGLRRDKRWAFYLSALFVGAGFYTYQAFKIVPFLMLAYAADEWLHQKKRDPQPFLRYFLLVLILCAPLLAVMAQKKQLGFREKALFLGTALVEERSLKPLGDVWAGTALMFNRAGDPNPRHNIPDRRMLDDVTGVLFILGLGLAWRRRREPGFFYPLAGAGAMLLTNLLTTDPAHANRLVSLTPFVAFFAGVMLDRTFEAAGALFKKPSVPALLLANLMALMTAQNVHTYFVRQARDPACLDAFGPAQNFIGQSILKAERNAPGRDRYFIPSSFYGNHTVAFLTYPMKDAVHPFHLADWISGKAPTERPSLLFLEGGKKGVVDLLEMVHPGLSAAPYRDSAGHALLYIGYIQPAGPKGPVPWTRGLQGVYFNGADWKGKPTAIQRDPLLNFTSKFDFPFTQGPPFRVRWTGELRIDQAGDYQFQALATDQVRLWLDGKAVQGGQGTRLGKGSHSLRLELEKDSGDQLALTLIWKRPGTDKWQVVPATAFGKVPLRVSSR, from the coding sequence TTGGCCAACTCCCCAGCCAACGCCATCCCTTTTTTCATCGCGCTTTTCCTGGCCGCCCTGGGCCAGGCCGCCTTGGCCCTTGGGCCTTCCTTCCTGGGACTCTGCGTGGGCCTCTTGGGTTACGCGGCGGCCCTGGCGACCCTTTCCCACGCGTCCTCCGAGCCGAAAGCCGCCCCGGCGATCCCCCTGCGCTGGGAGGTCCTGGGCTTCCTGCTGGTCCTGGGGCTGGCCTTTTTCTTCCGGGTCTTCCGCATCGATTCCGTCCCGGCGGGGATGCATACGGACCAGGGCCTGACCGGGGTCTGCGCCCTTCGCATCCTGCACGAAGGATGGCGGCCCTTCGGGGAGGTCTTCGATTACGAGGTGCCCGAGGTCCTTCTTTTCTACCAACTGGCCGGGTGGTTCGGGCTGGCGGGATCCTCCCTTTTCTCCTTCCATCTTTTCTTCATCCTGCTTTCCCTGACTTCCTTTCCCTTCATTTACTGGACGGTCCGGCAATGGGCCGGGCCCCGCACCGCCCTGCTCTCCCTCTTCGTGCTGGCGGTGATGCGGTGGAATTGGACCATGACCCGCAACGGTTACCCCAGCATCCAGGTCCCTTTCTATCTCTTCGGCGCCCTGGCCTTCTGGACCTATGGCCTGCGCCGGGACAAGCGTTGGGCCTTTTACCTTTCCGCCCTTTTCGTCGGGGCCGGGTTCTACACCTACCAGGCCTTCAAGATCGTCCCCTTCCTCATGCTGGCTTACGCGGCGGACGAATGGCTCCACCAAAAAAAGCGGGACCCCCAACCCTTCCTGCGCTATTTCCTGTTGGTGCTCATCCTTTGCGCGCCCCTTTTGGCGGTCATGGCCCAAAAGAAGCAGTTGGGTTTCCGGGAAAAGGCCCTTTTCCTGGGCACGGCCCTGGTGGAAGAGCGGAGCTTGAAACCCCTTGGGGACGTTTGGGCCGGTACGGCCCTCATGTTCAACCGCGCCGGGGACCCGAACCCCCGCCACAACATCCCGGACCGCCGGATGCTGGATGATGTCACGGGGGTCCTTTTCATCCTGGGGCTGGGACTGGCCTGGCGGAGGCGCCGGGAACCGGGCTTTTTCTATCCGCTCGCCGGCGCCGGGGCGATGCTGCTGACGAACCTCCTCACCACCGACCCCGCCCACGCCAACCGGCTGGTCTCCCTCACGCCCTTCGTGGCCTTCTTCGCGGGCGTCATGCTCGATCGGACCTTCGAGGCCGCGGGGGCCCTGTTCAAGAAACCCAGTGTGCCCGCCCTGCTCCTGGCGAACCTGATGGCCCTCATGACCGCCCAGAACGTTCACACCTATTTCGTGCGGCAGGCCCGGGATCCGGCCTGCCTGGACGCCTTCGGGCCCGCGCAGAACTTCATCGGCCAAAGCATCCTGAAAGCGGAACGGAACGCGCCCGGCAGGGACCGTTACTTCATCCCCTCTTCTTTTTACGGGAACCATACCGTCGCCTTCCTGACCTACCCCATGAAGGATGCGGTCCATCCTTTCCATCTGGCGGATTGGATCTCGGGAAAGGCCCCGACCGAAAGACCTTCCCTGCTCTTCCTCGAGGGCGGGAAGAAGGGCGTCGTCGACCTGCTCGAGATGGTCCATCCGGGCCTCTCGGCCGCCCCTTACCGGGACAGCGCCGGGCATGCCCTGCTTTATATCGGTTATATCCAACCGGCCGGCCCGAAGGGGCCGGTCCCCTGGACGAGGGGTCTCCAGGGGGTCTACTTCAACGGGGCGGATTGGAAAGGCAAGCCCACGGCCATTCAAAGGGACCCGCTCCTCAATTTCACTTCCAAGTTCGATTTCCCCTTCACCCAGGGCCCGCCCTTTCGGGTCCGCTGGACGGGGGAATTGAGGATCGACCAGGCGGGGGATTACCAGTTCCAGGCCCTGGCGACCGACCAGGTCCGATTATGGCTGGATGGGAAAGCGGTCCAAGGGGGGCAAGGGACCCGTTTGGGGAAGGGCTCCCATTCCTTGCGGCTGGAGCTCGAGAAGGATTCGGGGGATCAACTGGCCTTGACGCTCATCTGGAAGAGGCCCGGCACGGACAAATGGCAGGTGGTCCCCGCCACGGCCTTCGGGAAGGTCCCGCTCAGGGTTTCTTCCCGCTGA